One Megamonas hypermegale genomic window carries:
- a CDS encoding S41 family peptidase: protein MNKILRNIIIALLIAIFSSLSTLGVIYYLLGFNQQGFFNLMRFVTAYRFIELKYVNQTDDVNLIDGAIDGMVKSLGDPHSNYLSPKMYQSLKEQTQGSFAGIGVVMGMDNNKNINIVAVMEDSPGQKAGLAEGDQIIAVDGTPVTEMAFDEVAAHVRGEPGTDVVLTIMRDGTQQDYTITRDNIKLKTVGHEMLDNNIGYIQIVSFSEDTAQEFMDAYTDLQNQGMQGLVLDLRNNPGGLLGACVDIAKNLVPKGDIVSIVDKDGNKEVYSSDLEQVPYPVAVLINKNSASASEILSGAIQDTKSGVIIGETSYGKGSVQTILPMMDDDAVKLTIAKYYTPSGRSIDGVGITPDIEVKLDEGSTVDTQLDKAKEVISQQINNQ from the coding sequence ATGAATAAAATATTGAGAAATATAATAATAGCTTTGTTGATAGCGATTTTTTCTTCCTTATCAACATTGGGCGTTATTTATTATTTACTTGGTTTCAATCAGCAGGGATTTTTCAATCTCATGCGTTTTGTAACAGCATATCGTTTTATTGAACTTAAATATGTAAATCAAACAGATGATGTTAATTTAATAGATGGCGCTATTGATGGAATGGTAAAATCTTTAGGCGACCCACATTCTAATTATCTCTCTCCTAAGATGTATCAAAGTCTAAAAGAACAAACACAAGGTTCTTTTGCAGGCATTGGCGTGGTAATGGGAATGGATAATAATAAAAATATTAATATTGTCGCTGTAATGGAAGACTCTCCTGGTCAAAAAGCTGGACTTGCCGAAGGCGACCAGATAATAGCAGTAGATGGAACACCTGTCACAGAAATGGCTTTTGATGAAGTGGCAGCTCATGTGCGTGGTGAACCAGGAACTGATGTAGTACTTACAATCATGCGCGATGGCACTCAGCAAGATTATACAATTACTCGTGATAATATCAAGCTTAAAACAGTTGGTCATGAAATGCTCGATAACAATATCGGCTACATTCAGATTGTTTCATTCTCTGAAGATACAGCACAGGAATTTATGGACGCATATACTGATTTACAAAATCAAGGTATGCAAGGTTTAGTGCTTGATTTACGAAATAATCCAGGTGGACTTTTAGGTGCATGCGTTGATATTGCTAAAAATCTTGTACCAAAAGGCGATATTGTTTCAATTGTGGATAAAGATGGAAATAAAGAAGTTTATAGCTCTGATTTAGAACAAGTACCGTATCCTGTAGCTGTTTTAATCAATAAAAACAGTGCAAGTGCTTCAGAAATTTTATCAGGCGCTATACAAGATACAAAATCAGGTGTGATAATCGGCGAAACTTCATATGGAAAAGGTTCTGTACAGACGATTTTACCAATGATGGATGATGATGCAGTAAAATTGACAATTGCCAAATATTATACGCCAAGTGGTCGCTCCATTGATGGTGTAGGTATCACGCCAGATATAGAAGTCAAATTAGATGAAGGTTCTACAGTTGATACACAGCTTGATAAAGCAAAAGAAGTAATAAGTCAACAGATAAATAATCAATAG
- a CDS encoding IS3 family transposase yields MGKGRKTLVLVIAKLRKKYTLKALLNYTKLAKSTYYDALKNLSKEDKYKGLKTLIHNICNKNHGRYGYRRVTMQLHKQGIKVNHKVVMRLMKEENLTCKVRAKKYKSYRGQEGKIAKNILNRNFKAEKPNEKWATDVTEFALCNEKIYLSPIIDLYNGEIICYKISKRLILKQVLDMVEDATRKIKETKGIILHSDQGWQYQNRRYQELLKEKGIIQSMSRKGNCLDNAVIENFFGLLKSELFYLKKFKSVEDFIKELKSYIKYYNTKRIKIKLKGLSPVEYRTKSQLIA; encoded by the coding sequence ATGGGAAAAGGAAGGAAGACACTAGTTTTAGTAATTGCTAAATTAAGGAAAAAATATACTCTAAAAGCCCTATTAAACTATACAAAATTAGCTAAAAGCACATATTATGATGCATTAAAAAATTTATCAAAAGAAGACAAATATAAAGGATTAAAAACATTAATTCATAATATTTGTAATAAAAATCATGGAAGATATGGATATAGAAGAGTAACTATGCAGCTGCATAAACAAGGAATAAAAGTCAATCATAAAGTAGTTATGAGATTGATGAAAGAAGAAAATTTAACATGCAAAGTAAGAGCAAAGAAATATAAATCATATAGAGGGCAAGAAGGGAAAATAGCTAAAAATATATTAAATAGAAATTTCAAAGCAGAAAAACCAAACGAAAAATGGGCAACAGATGTAACAGAATTTGCATTATGTAATGAAAAAATATATTTATCACCAATAATAGATTTATATAACGGAGAAATAATATGTTATAAAATATCGAAAAGACTAATACTAAAGCAAGTATTAGATATGGTAGAAGATGCAACAAGAAAGATAAAAGAAACAAAAGGGATAATTCTACACTCAGACCAAGGATGGCAGTATCAGAATAGAAGATATCAGGAGTTATTAAAAGAAAAAGGCATTATCCAAAGCATGAGCCGAAAAGGAAACTGCTTAGATAATGCCGTAATAGAAAATTTCTTTGGTTTGCTAAAAAGCGAATTGTTCTATTTAAAAAAATTTAAATCCGTTGAAGATTTTATAAAAGAGTTAAAATCTTATATAAAATATTATAATACAAAACGGATAAAGATAAAACTAAAAGGACTTAGTCCCGTAGAATACAGAACTAAGTCTCAATTAATAGCTTAA
- a CDS encoding helix-turn-helix domain-containing protein → MTKYSNEFKVKAIKMVLKGDSISHVSKILNMPNTASLRRWIFHYENGGISQLLHKNRKYTPIFKQKVIEYKWLHHLSLNQTAAKFSIPNTGTISTWEKLYSSYGFSGLVSKKRGRPSMKKSKNKVNKPKKELSYVEQLEQENYQLRMENDLLKKWHALMKQWEKEGRH, encoded by the coding sequence ATGACTAAATACTCAAATGAATTTAAAGTTAAAGCAATTAAAATGGTTTTAAAAGGAGATTCTATTTCTCATGTATCTAAAATTCTAAACATGCCAAATACAGCTTCTCTTCGTAGATGGATATTTCATTATGAAAATGGTGGCATCTCACAACTTCTTCATAAAAATCGTAAATATACTCCTATCTTTAAACAAAAAGTTATTGAATATAAATGGCTACATCATTTATCATTAAATCAAACAGCAGCCAAATTTTCCATTCCTAATACTGGTACAATTTCTACATGGGAAAAATTGTATAGCTCTTATGGATTTTCTGGCTTAGTTTCTAAGAAACGAGGTAGACCATCTATGAAAAAATCTAAAAACAAAGTTAACAAACCTAAAAAAGAACTTTCTTATGTTGAACAATTGGAACAAGAAAATTATCAATTAAGGATGGAAAATGACCTATTAAAAAAGTGGCATGCCTTAATGAAGCAATGGGAAAAGGAAGGAAGACACTAG
- the fabV gene encoding enoyl-ACP reductase FabV: MIIKPRVKDFICLTSHPEGCKENVRRQIEYVKNQPKVDLGKRVLVIGASTGYGLASRICAAYGSGASTIGIIFDKPAHGKRTATAGWYNTAAFEEIAKADGLYAKTINGDAFSQEIKAKTIELIKKDFGQIDMIVYSLAAPRRTTADGTMYSSVLKTVDKPFTAKTLNLKTNEVTEATLPPATPEEVEATIKVMGGEDWADWMHALKDADVLAPNALSIAYSYIGSKITYPIYYEGTIGAAKQDLYKTAENLRKEGFNAVISVNKALVTQSSSAIPIVPLYVAVMYRVMKDKNVHEGTIQQMSRLWHEYLSKDNPVKDDEGRIRIDDLEMRDDVQETIFKYWDIVNNDNLKQYADVEGYWNDFYNLFGFGFDNVDYDADVNPDIEIDLVK; this comes from the coding sequence ATGATTATTAAGCCAAGAGTAAAAGATTTTATATGTTTGACTTCTCATCCTGAAGGCTGTAAAGAAAATGTTCGCCGTCAAATCGAATATGTAAAAAATCAGCCTAAAGTTGATTTGGGTAAACGTGTATTGGTAATCGGCGCATCCACTGGTTACGGATTAGCATCTCGTATTTGTGCTGCTTATGGTAGCGGAGCTTCTACTATCGGTATTATTTTCGATAAACCAGCTCATGGAAAACGCACTGCTACAGCTGGCTGGTACAATACAGCAGCTTTTGAAGAAATAGCTAAAGCTGATGGACTTTATGCTAAAACTATAAATGGCGATGCTTTTTCACAAGAAATCAAAGCAAAAACTATCGAATTAATCAAAAAAGATTTTGGTCAAATCGACATGATAGTTTATTCTCTTGCTGCTCCACGTCGCACTACAGCTGATGGTACTATGTACTCTTCCGTACTTAAAACAGTAGATAAACCATTTACAGCTAAAACTCTTAACTTAAAAACAAATGAAGTTACCGAAGCCACACTTCCTCCAGCAACTCCTGAAGAAGTTGAAGCAACTATTAAAGTTATGGGTGGCGAAGACTGGGCAGATTGGATGCACGCATTAAAAGATGCAGACGTACTTGCACCAAACGCTTTGAGCATTGCATATTCCTATATTGGTTCAAAAATCACTTATCCAATATATTATGAAGGCACTATCGGTGCTGCTAAACAAGATTTATATAAAACAGCTGAAAACTTACGCAAAGAAGGCTTTAATGCCGTTATTTCTGTAAATAAAGCATTGGTAACACAGTCTAGCTCTGCTATTCCTATTGTACCTTTATATGTTGCAGTAATGTATCGTGTAATGAAAGATAAAAATGTTCATGAAGGAACTATTCAACAGATGTCCCGCTTATGGCATGAATATTTATCTAAAGATAACCCAGTAAAAGATGATGAAGGACGTATACGCATCGATGATTTAGAAATGCGCGATGATGTTCAGGAAACAATCTTCAAATATTGGGATATTGTAAACAATGATAATTTAAAACAATATGCTGATGTTGAAGGCTATTGGAATGATTTCTACAACTTATTTGGTTTTGGTTTCGATAACGTAGATTATGATGCAGATGTAAATCCAGATATTGAAATCGATTTAGTAAAATAA